Proteins encoded together in one Astatotilapia calliptera chromosome 7, fAstCal1.2, whole genome shotgun sequence window:
- the hook3 gene encoding protein Hook homolog 3 isoform X1, giving the protein MSTSESLDRMEVCESLLTWIQTFGVEAPCKTVEDLTSGVVMAQVLQKIDVVYFSDAWISRIKPDVGDNWRLKISNLKKILKGILDYIQEVLGQDINDFPLPDVNLIGEHSDAAELGRMLQLILGCAVTCEQKQEYIKTIMVMEESVQHVVMTAIQELMTKETPATGGTDSYVDLDRQLKKTVEELNDALATKEEIAQRCRELDLQVAALQEEKSSLLAENQVLMERLNQSDSIEDINSPAGRRHLQLQTQLEQLQEETFRLEAAKDDYRIRCEELEKELLDVKSQNEDLTSLADEAQSLKDEIDVLRHSSDKVSKLEGTVEHYKKKLEDMGLLRRQNKLMEEKTTALMQANVGLEEELRKANAAKAQLETYKRQVVELQNRLSEESKKADKMEFEYKRLKEKVDSLQKEKDRMRSERDSLKETIEELHCVQAQEGQFTSGLFPLGSNDGSDSLAAEITTPEMREHVIRLQHENKMLKLAQEGSDNEKIALLQSLLEDANRRKNELETENRLINQRLMEEQSQVEELQKNLQEQGSKADDTISSILKKKYEEHMEKVQELNNELLKKNAFIDEMEPKYNTSIQRVEELEEALKKKDEDMKQMEERYKKYLEKAKSVIRTLDPKQNQGSGPEVQALKNQLQEKERMLHSLEKEMDKTKSQRDHEEKLIVSAWYNMGMSLQKKAAEDRLANTGSGQSFLARQRQATSTRRQYPGHAQSATASNVPA; this is encoded by the exons ATCCAGACATTTGGAGTAGAGGCTCCATGCAAGACTGTAGAAGACCTGACAAGTGGTGTTGTCATGGCACAAGTTCTACAGAAAAT AGATGTAGTGTATTTTAGTGATGCTTGGATTAGTAGAATCAAGCCAGACGTTGGAGACAACTGGAGGTTAAAG ATCAGCAATCTAAAGAAAATCTTGAAAGGCATCCTAGACTATATCCAGGAG GTCTTAGGCCAGGATATTAATGACTTCCCACTACCTGATGTTAATCTTATTGGAGAACACTCTGATGCAGCTGAGCTTGGAAGGATGTTACAACTTATATTGGGCTGCGCTGTCACCTGTGAACAGAAACAAG AATACATCAAAACCATAATGGTGATGGAAGAATCGGTGCAGCATGTTGTCATGACTGCCATCCAAGAG CTGATGACTAAAGAGACTCCAGCTACAGGAGGAACTGACTCATATGTGGATCTGGACAGACAG CTGAAGAAGACAGTTGAGGAGCTGAATGATGCTTTGGCTACCAAGGAAGAGATTGCCCAGAGGTGTCGCGAGCTTGACTTGCAG GTGGCAGCCCTGCAAGAGGAGAAGAGCAGTTTGCTAGCAGAAAACCAGGTCTTAATGGAGAGACTTAACCAGTCTGACTCCATAGAGGATATAAACAGCCCTGCTGGACGCAGACATCTTCAGCTGCAGACGCAACTGGAGCAgctacaggaagaaaccttcag GTTGGAGGCAGCAAAAGATGATTACCGGATCCGTTGTGAGGAGCTGGAAAAAGAACTTTTGGATGTGAAGTCCCAGAATGAAGACCTTACATCACTGGCTGATGAGGCCCAGTCTCTAAAAGATGAGATTGATGTCCTCAG GCACTCATCTGACAAGGTGTCAAAACTGGAGGGCACCGTGGAACACTACAAGAAGAAACTGGAGGACATGGGACTGCTCAGAAGACAA AACAAGCTTATGGAAGAGAAAACCACAGCTTTAATGCAGGCTAATGTTGGCTTAGAGGAAGAGCTACGAAAGGCGAATGCTGCCAAAGCCCAGTTGGAGACGTACAAGAGACAG GTGGTTGAACTTCAGAACAGACTGTCAGAGGAGTCTAAAAAGGCGGACAAGATGGAGTTTGAGTATAAACGCCTCAAAGAGAAAGTCGAttctttacaaaaagaaaaagat CGTATGCGAAGTGAGAGAGATTCATTGAAGGAAACTATTGAGGAATTACACTGTGTTCAAGCTCAAGAGGGACAGTTCACATCAG GTTTATTCCCATTGGGTAGCAACGATGGTTCTGATTCACTGGCTGCTGAGATCACCACTCCAGAGATgcg AGAACACGTGATTCGTCTTCAGCATGAAAACAAGATGCTGAAACTGGCTCAGGAGGGATCAGACAATGAGAAGATCGCTCTGTTGCAGAGTCTACTCGAGGATGCCAACAGGAGAAAAAATGAACTGGAGACAGAGAACAG GTTGATAAATCAGCGCTTGATGGAGGAACAGAGTCAGGTAGAGGAGCTACAAAAGAATCTTCAAGAACAGGGTTCAAAAGCAGATGAT ACTATA tCTTCTATTTTGAAGAAGAAATATGAGGagcacat GGAAAAAGTACAAGAGCTGAATAATGAGCTGCTGAAGAAAAATGCCTTCATTGATGAAATGGAGCCGAAATACAACACCAGCA TCCAACGAGTGGAGGAGCTGGAAGAGGCCttgaagaaaaaagatgaagacaTGAAACAGATGGAGGAGCGATACAAGAAATACCTCGAAAAAGCCAAGAGT GTAATCCGAACACTGGACCCCAAACAGAACCAAGGTTCAGGTCCTGAAGTCCAAGCCCTGAAAAACCAGCTGCAGGAGAAGGAGAGGATGTTGCATTCACTGGAG aaagaaatggaCAAGACAAAGAGCCAAAGAGATCACGAGGAGAAACTGATTGTGTCAGCCTGGTACAATATG GGTATGTCTCTGCAGAAGAAGGCTGCTGAAGATCGACTCGCCAACACTGGTTCTGGTCAGTCTTTCCTGGCCCGGCAGAGACAAGCCACCAGCACCCGGCGCCAGTACCCCGGTCACGCCCAGTCAGCTACCGCCAG CAATGTCCCTGCATGA
- the hook3 gene encoding protein Hook homolog 3 isoform X3: MSTSESLDRMEVCESLLTWIQTFGVEAPCKTVEDLTSGVVMAQVLQKIDVVYFSDAWISRIKPDVGDNWRLKISNLKKILKGILDYIQEVLGQDINDFPLPDVNLIGEHSDAAELGRMLQLILGCAVTCEQKQEYIKTIMVMEESVQHVVMTAIQELMTKETPATGGTDSYVDLDRQLKKTVEELNDALATKEEIAQRCRELDLQVAALQEEKSSLLAENQVLMERLNQSDSIEDINSPAGRRHLQLQTQLEQLQEETFRLEAAKDDYRIRCEELEKELLDVKSQNEDLTSLADEAQSLKDEIDVLRHSSDKVSKLEGTVEHYKKKLEDMGLLRRQNKLMEEKTTALMQANVGLEEELRKANAAKAQLETYKRQVVELQNRLSEESKKADKMEFEYKRLKEKVDSLQKEKDRMRSERDSLKETIEELHCVQAQEGQFTSGLFPLGSNDGSDSLAAEITTPEMREHVIRLQHENKMLKLAQEGSDNEKIALLQSLLEDANRRKNELETENRLINQRLMEEQSQVEELQKNLQEQGSKADDSSILKKKYEEHMEKVQELNNELLKKNAFIDEMEPKYNTSIQRVEELEEALKKKDEDMKQMEERYKKYLEKAKSVIRTLDPKQNQGSGPEVQALKNQLQEKERMLHSLEKEMDKTKSQRDHEEKLIVSAWYNMGMSLQKKAAEDRLANTGSGQSFLARQRQATSTRRQYPGHAQSATASNVPA, encoded by the exons ATCCAGACATTTGGAGTAGAGGCTCCATGCAAGACTGTAGAAGACCTGACAAGTGGTGTTGTCATGGCACAAGTTCTACAGAAAAT AGATGTAGTGTATTTTAGTGATGCTTGGATTAGTAGAATCAAGCCAGACGTTGGAGACAACTGGAGGTTAAAG ATCAGCAATCTAAAGAAAATCTTGAAAGGCATCCTAGACTATATCCAGGAG GTCTTAGGCCAGGATATTAATGACTTCCCACTACCTGATGTTAATCTTATTGGAGAACACTCTGATGCAGCTGAGCTTGGAAGGATGTTACAACTTATATTGGGCTGCGCTGTCACCTGTGAACAGAAACAAG AATACATCAAAACCATAATGGTGATGGAAGAATCGGTGCAGCATGTTGTCATGACTGCCATCCAAGAG CTGATGACTAAAGAGACTCCAGCTACAGGAGGAACTGACTCATATGTGGATCTGGACAGACAG CTGAAGAAGACAGTTGAGGAGCTGAATGATGCTTTGGCTACCAAGGAAGAGATTGCCCAGAGGTGTCGCGAGCTTGACTTGCAG GTGGCAGCCCTGCAAGAGGAGAAGAGCAGTTTGCTAGCAGAAAACCAGGTCTTAATGGAGAGACTTAACCAGTCTGACTCCATAGAGGATATAAACAGCCCTGCTGGACGCAGACATCTTCAGCTGCAGACGCAACTGGAGCAgctacaggaagaaaccttcag GTTGGAGGCAGCAAAAGATGATTACCGGATCCGTTGTGAGGAGCTGGAAAAAGAACTTTTGGATGTGAAGTCCCAGAATGAAGACCTTACATCACTGGCTGATGAGGCCCAGTCTCTAAAAGATGAGATTGATGTCCTCAG GCACTCATCTGACAAGGTGTCAAAACTGGAGGGCACCGTGGAACACTACAAGAAGAAACTGGAGGACATGGGACTGCTCAGAAGACAA AACAAGCTTATGGAAGAGAAAACCACAGCTTTAATGCAGGCTAATGTTGGCTTAGAGGAAGAGCTACGAAAGGCGAATGCTGCCAAAGCCCAGTTGGAGACGTACAAGAGACAG GTGGTTGAACTTCAGAACAGACTGTCAGAGGAGTCTAAAAAGGCGGACAAGATGGAGTTTGAGTATAAACGCCTCAAAGAGAAAGTCGAttctttacaaaaagaaaaagat CGTATGCGAAGTGAGAGAGATTCATTGAAGGAAACTATTGAGGAATTACACTGTGTTCAAGCTCAAGAGGGACAGTTCACATCAG GTTTATTCCCATTGGGTAGCAACGATGGTTCTGATTCACTGGCTGCTGAGATCACCACTCCAGAGATgcg AGAACACGTGATTCGTCTTCAGCATGAAAACAAGATGCTGAAACTGGCTCAGGAGGGATCAGACAATGAGAAGATCGCTCTGTTGCAGAGTCTACTCGAGGATGCCAACAGGAGAAAAAATGAACTGGAGACAGAGAACAG GTTGATAAATCAGCGCTTGATGGAGGAACAGAGTCAGGTAGAGGAGCTACAAAAGAATCTTCAAGAACAGGGTTCAAAAGCAGATGAT tCTTCTATTTTGAAGAAGAAATATGAGGagcacat GGAAAAAGTACAAGAGCTGAATAATGAGCTGCTGAAGAAAAATGCCTTCATTGATGAAATGGAGCCGAAATACAACACCAGCA TCCAACGAGTGGAGGAGCTGGAAGAGGCCttgaagaaaaaagatgaagacaTGAAACAGATGGAGGAGCGATACAAGAAATACCTCGAAAAAGCCAAGAGT GTAATCCGAACACTGGACCCCAAACAGAACCAAGGTTCAGGTCCTGAAGTCCAAGCCCTGAAAAACCAGCTGCAGGAGAAGGAGAGGATGTTGCATTCACTGGAG aaagaaatggaCAAGACAAAGAGCCAAAGAGATCACGAGGAGAAACTGATTGTGTCAGCCTGGTACAATATG GGTATGTCTCTGCAGAAGAAGGCTGCTGAAGATCGACTCGCCAACACTGGTTCTGGTCAGTCTTTCCTGGCCCGGCAGAGACAAGCCACCAGCACCCGGCGCCAGTACCCCGGTCACGCCCAGTCAGCTACCGCCAG CAATGTCCCTGCATGA
- the hook3 gene encoding protein Hook homolog 3 isoform X5 yields the protein MDPDIWSRGSMQDCRRPDKWCCHGTSSTENISNLKKILKGILDYIQEVLGQDINDFPLPDVNLIGEHSDAAELGRMLQLILGCAVTCEQKQEYIKTIMVMEESVQHVVMTAIQELMTKETPATGGTDSYVDLDRQLKKTVEELNDALATKEEIAQRCRELDLQVAALQEEKSSLLAENQVLMERLNQSDSIEDINSPAGRRHLQLQTQLEQLQEETFRLEAAKDDYRIRCEELEKELLDVKSQNEDLTSLADEAQSLKDEIDVLRHSSDKVSKLEGTVEHYKKKLEDMGLLRRQNKLMEEKTTALMQANVGLEEELRKANAAKAQLETYKRQVVELQNRLSEESKKADKMEFEYKRLKEKVDSLQKEKDRMRSERDSLKETIEELHCVQAQEGQFTSGLFPLGSNDGSDSLAAEITTPEMREHVIRLQHENKMLKLAQEGSDNEKIALLQSLLEDANRRKNELETENRLINQRLMEEQSQVEELQKNLQEQGSKADDTISSILKKKYEEHMEKVQELNNELLKKNAFIDEMEPKYNTSIQRVEELEEALKKKDEDMKQMEERYKKYLEKAKSVIRTLDPKQNQGSGPEVQALKNQLQEKERMLHSLEKEMDKTKSQRDHEEKLIVSAWYNMGMSLQKKAAEDRLANTGSGQSFLARQRQATSTRRQYPGHAQSATASNVPA from the exons ATCCAGACATTTGGAGTAGAGGCTCCATGCAAGACTGTAGAAGACCTGACAAGTGGTGTTGTCATGGCACAAGTTCTACAGAAAAT ATCAGCAATCTAAAGAAAATCTTGAAAGGCATCCTAGACTATATCCAGGAG GTCTTAGGCCAGGATATTAATGACTTCCCACTACCTGATGTTAATCTTATTGGAGAACACTCTGATGCAGCTGAGCTTGGAAGGATGTTACAACTTATATTGGGCTGCGCTGTCACCTGTGAACAGAAACAAG AATACATCAAAACCATAATGGTGATGGAAGAATCGGTGCAGCATGTTGTCATGACTGCCATCCAAGAG CTGATGACTAAAGAGACTCCAGCTACAGGAGGAACTGACTCATATGTGGATCTGGACAGACAG CTGAAGAAGACAGTTGAGGAGCTGAATGATGCTTTGGCTACCAAGGAAGAGATTGCCCAGAGGTGTCGCGAGCTTGACTTGCAG GTGGCAGCCCTGCAAGAGGAGAAGAGCAGTTTGCTAGCAGAAAACCAGGTCTTAATGGAGAGACTTAACCAGTCTGACTCCATAGAGGATATAAACAGCCCTGCTGGACGCAGACATCTTCAGCTGCAGACGCAACTGGAGCAgctacaggaagaaaccttcag GTTGGAGGCAGCAAAAGATGATTACCGGATCCGTTGTGAGGAGCTGGAAAAAGAACTTTTGGATGTGAAGTCCCAGAATGAAGACCTTACATCACTGGCTGATGAGGCCCAGTCTCTAAAAGATGAGATTGATGTCCTCAG GCACTCATCTGACAAGGTGTCAAAACTGGAGGGCACCGTGGAACACTACAAGAAGAAACTGGAGGACATGGGACTGCTCAGAAGACAA AACAAGCTTATGGAAGAGAAAACCACAGCTTTAATGCAGGCTAATGTTGGCTTAGAGGAAGAGCTACGAAAGGCGAATGCTGCCAAAGCCCAGTTGGAGACGTACAAGAGACAG GTGGTTGAACTTCAGAACAGACTGTCAGAGGAGTCTAAAAAGGCGGACAAGATGGAGTTTGAGTATAAACGCCTCAAAGAGAAAGTCGAttctttacaaaaagaaaaagat CGTATGCGAAGTGAGAGAGATTCATTGAAGGAAACTATTGAGGAATTACACTGTGTTCAAGCTCAAGAGGGACAGTTCACATCAG GTTTATTCCCATTGGGTAGCAACGATGGTTCTGATTCACTGGCTGCTGAGATCACCACTCCAGAGATgcg AGAACACGTGATTCGTCTTCAGCATGAAAACAAGATGCTGAAACTGGCTCAGGAGGGATCAGACAATGAGAAGATCGCTCTGTTGCAGAGTCTACTCGAGGATGCCAACAGGAGAAAAAATGAACTGGAGACAGAGAACAG GTTGATAAATCAGCGCTTGATGGAGGAACAGAGTCAGGTAGAGGAGCTACAAAAGAATCTTCAAGAACAGGGTTCAAAAGCAGATGAT ACTATA tCTTCTATTTTGAAGAAGAAATATGAGGagcacat GGAAAAAGTACAAGAGCTGAATAATGAGCTGCTGAAGAAAAATGCCTTCATTGATGAAATGGAGCCGAAATACAACACCAGCA TCCAACGAGTGGAGGAGCTGGAAGAGGCCttgaagaaaaaagatgaagacaTGAAACAGATGGAGGAGCGATACAAGAAATACCTCGAAAAAGCCAAGAGT GTAATCCGAACACTGGACCCCAAACAGAACCAAGGTTCAGGTCCTGAAGTCCAAGCCCTGAAAAACCAGCTGCAGGAGAAGGAGAGGATGTTGCATTCACTGGAG aaagaaatggaCAAGACAAAGAGCCAAAGAGATCACGAGGAGAAACTGATTGTGTCAGCCTGGTACAATATG GGTATGTCTCTGCAGAAGAAGGCTGCTGAAGATCGACTCGCCAACACTGGTTCTGGTCAGTCTTTCCTGGCCCGGCAGAGACAAGCCACCAGCACCCGGCGCCAGTACCCCGGTCACGCCCAGTCAGCTACCGCCAG CAATGTCCCTGCATGA
- the hook3 gene encoding protein Hook homolog 3 isoform X2 has protein sequence MSTSESLDRMEVCESLLTWIQTFGVEAPCKTVEDLTSGVVMAQVLQKIDVVYFSDAWISRIKPDVGDNWRLKISNLKKILKGILDYIQEVLGQDINDFPLPDVNLIGEHSDAAELGRMLQLILGCAVTCEQKQEYIKTIMVMEESVQHVVMTAIQELMTKETPATGGTDSYVDLDRQLKKTVEELNDALATKEEIAQRCRELDLQVAALQEEKSSLLAENQVLMERLNQSDSIEDINSPAGRRHLQLQTQLEQLQEETFRLEAAKDDYRIRCEELEKELLDVKSQNEDLTSLADEAQSLKDEIDVLRHSSDKVSKLEGTVEHYKKKLEDMGLLRRQNKLMEEKTTALMQANVGLEEELRKANAAKAQLETYKRQVVELQNRLSEESKKADKMEFEYKRLKEKVDSLQKEKDRMRSERDSLKETIEELHCVQAQEGQFTSGLFPLGSNDGSDSLAAEITTPEMREHVIRLQHENKMLKLAQEGSDNEKIALLQSLLEDANRRKNELETENRLINQRLMEEQSQVEELQKNLQEQGSKADDTISSILKKKYEEHMEKVQELNNELLKKNAFIDEMEPKYNTSIQRVEELEEALKKKDEDMKQMEERYKKYLEKAKSVIRTLDPKQNQGSGPEVQALKNQLQEKERMLHSLEKEMDKTKSQRDHEEKLIVSAWYNMGMSLQKKAAEDRLANTGSGQSFLARQRQATSTRRQYPGHAQSATARSMR, from the exons ATCCAGACATTTGGAGTAGAGGCTCCATGCAAGACTGTAGAAGACCTGACAAGTGGTGTTGTCATGGCACAAGTTCTACAGAAAAT AGATGTAGTGTATTTTAGTGATGCTTGGATTAGTAGAATCAAGCCAGACGTTGGAGACAACTGGAGGTTAAAG ATCAGCAATCTAAAGAAAATCTTGAAAGGCATCCTAGACTATATCCAGGAG GTCTTAGGCCAGGATATTAATGACTTCCCACTACCTGATGTTAATCTTATTGGAGAACACTCTGATGCAGCTGAGCTTGGAAGGATGTTACAACTTATATTGGGCTGCGCTGTCACCTGTGAACAGAAACAAG AATACATCAAAACCATAATGGTGATGGAAGAATCGGTGCAGCATGTTGTCATGACTGCCATCCAAGAG CTGATGACTAAAGAGACTCCAGCTACAGGAGGAACTGACTCATATGTGGATCTGGACAGACAG CTGAAGAAGACAGTTGAGGAGCTGAATGATGCTTTGGCTACCAAGGAAGAGATTGCCCAGAGGTGTCGCGAGCTTGACTTGCAG GTGGCAGCCCTGCAAGAGGAGAAGAGCAGTTTGCTAGCAGAAAACCAGGTCTTAATGGAGAGACTTAACCAGTCTGACTCCATAGAGGATATAAACAGCCCTGCTGGACGCAGACATCTTCAGCTGCAGACGCAACTGGAGCAgctacaggaagaaaccttcag GTTGGAGGCAGCAAAAGATGATTACCGGATCCGTTGTGAGGAGCTGGAAAAAGAACTTTTGGATGTGAAGTCCCAGAATGAAGACCTTACATCACTGGCTGATGAGGCCCAGTCTCTAAAAGATGAGATTGATGTCCTCAG GCACTCATCTGACAAGGTGTCAAAACTGGAGGGCACCGTGGAACACTACAAGAAGAAACTGGAGGACATGGGACTGCTCAGAAGACAA AACAAGCTTATGGAAGAGAAAACCACAGCTTTAATGCAGGCTAATGTTGGCTTAGAGGAAGAGCTACGAAAGGCGAATGCTGCCAAAGCCCAGTTGGAGACGTACAAGAGACAG GTGGTTGAACTTCAGAACAGACTGTCAGAGGAGTCTAAAAAGGCGGACAAGATGGAGTTTGAGTATAAACGCCTCAAAGAGAAAGTCGAttctttacaaaaagaaaaagat CGTATGCGAAGTGAGAGAGATTCATTGAAGGAAACTATTGAGGAATTACACTGTGTTCAAGCTCAAGAGGGACAGTTCACATCAG GTTTATTCCCATTGGGTAGCAACGATGGTTCTGATTCACTGGCTGCTGAGATCACCACTCCAGAGATgcg AGAACACGTGATTCGTCTTCAGCATGAAAACAAGATGCTGAAACTGGCTCAGGAGGGATCAGACAATGAGAAGATCGCTCTGTTGCAGAGTCTACTCGAGGATGCCAACAGGAGAAAAAATGAACTGGAGACAGAGAACAG GTTGATAAATCAGCGCTTGATGGAGGAACAGAGTCAGGTAGAGGAGCTACAAAAGAATCTTCAAGAACAGGGTTCAAAAGCAGATGAT ACTATA tCTTCTATTTTGAAGAAGAAATATGAGGagcacat GGAAAAAGTACAAGAGCTGAATAATGAGCTGCTGAAGAAAAATGCCTTCATTGATGAAATGGAGCCGAAATACAACACCAGCA TCCAACGAGTGGAGGAGCTGGAAGAGGCCttgaagaaaaaagatgaagacaTGAAACAGATGGAGGAGCGATACAAGAAATACCTCGAAAAAGCCAAGAGT GTAATCCGAACACTGGACCCCAAACAGAACCAAGGTTCAGGTCCTGAAGTCCAAGCCCTGAAAAACCAGCTGCAGGAGAAGGAGAGGATGTTGCATTCACTGGAG aaagaaatggaCAAGACAAAGAGCCAAAGAGATCACGAGGAGAAACTGATTGTGTCAGCCTGGTACAATATG GGTATGTCTCTGCAGAAGAAGGCTGCTGAAGATCGACTCGCCAACACTGGTTCTGGTCAGTCTTTCCTGGCCCGGCAGAGACAAGCCACCAGCACCCGGCGCCAGTACCCCGGTCACGCCCAGTCAGCTACCGCCAG ATCCATGAGGTAG
- the hook3 gene encoding protein Hook homolog 3 isoform X4 translates to MSTSESLDRMEVCESLLTWIQTFGVEAPCKTVEDLTSGVVMAQVLQKIDVVYFSDAWISRIKPDVGDNWRLKISNLKKILKGILDYIQEVLGQDINDFPLPDVNLIGEHSDAAELGRMLQLILGCAVTCEQKQEYIKTIMVMEESVQHVVMTAIQELMTKETPATGGTDSYVDLDRQLKKTVEELNDALATKEEIAQRCRELDLQVAALQEEKSSLLAENQVLMERLNQSDSIEDINSPAGRRHLQLQTQLEQLQEETFRLEAAKDDYRIRCEELEKELLDVKSQNEDLTSLADEAQSLKDEIDVLRHSSDKVSKLEGTVEHYKKKLEDMGLLRRQNKLMEEKTTALMQANVGLEEELRKANAAKAQLETYKRQVVELQNRLSEESKKADKMEFEYKRLKEKVDSLQKEKDRMRSERDSLKETIEELHCVQAQEGQFTSGLFPLGSNDGSDSLAAEITTPEMREHVIRLQHENKMLKLAQEGSDNEKIALLQSLLEDANRRKNELETENRLINQRLMEEQSQVEELQKNLQEQGSKADDSSILKKKYEEHMEKVQELNNELLKKNAFIDEMEPKYNTSIQRVEELEEALKKKDEDMKQMEERYKKYLEKAKSVIRTLDPKQNQGSGPEVQALKNQLQEKERMLHSLEKEMDKTKSQRDHEEKLIVSAWYNMGMSLQKKAAEDRLANTGSGQSFLARQRQATSTRRQYPGHAQSATAR, encoded by the exons ATCCAGACATTTGGAGTAGAGGCTCCATGCAAGACTGTAGAAGACCTGACAAGTGGTGTTGTCATGGCACAAGTTCTACAGAAAAT AGATGTAGTGTATTTTAGTGATGCTTGGATTAGTAGAATCAAGCCAGACGTTGGAGACAACTGGAGGTTAAAG ATCAGCAATCTAAAGAAAATCTTGAAAGGCATCCTAGACTATATCCAGGAG GTCTTAGGCCAGGATATTAATGACTTCCCACTACCTGATGTTAATCTTATTGGAGAACACTCTGATGCAGCTGAGCTTGGAAGGATGTTACAACTTATATTGGGCTGCGCTGTCACCTGTGAACAGAAACAAG AATACATCAAAACCATAATGGTGATGGAAGAATCGGTGCAGCATGTTGTCATGACTGCCATCCAAGAG CTGATGACTAAAGAGACTCCAGCTACAGGAGGAACTGACTCATATGTGGATCTGGACAGACAG CTGAAGAAGACAGTTGAGGAGCTGAATGATGCTTTGGCTACCAAGGAAGAGATTGCCCAGAGGTGTCGCGAGCTTGACTTGCAG GTGGCAGCCCTGCAAGAGGAGAAGAGCAGTTTGCTAGCAGAAAACCAGGTCTTAATGGAGAGACTTAACCAGTCTGACTCCATAGAGGATATAAACAGCCCTGCTGGACGCAGACATCTTCAGCTGCAGACGCAACTGGAGCAgctacaggaagaaaccttcag GTTGGAGGCAGCAAAAGATGATTACCGGATCCGTTGTGAGGAGCTGGAAAAAGAACTTTTGGATGTGAAGTCCCAGAATGAAGACCTTACATCACTGGCTGATGAGGCCCAGTCTCTAAAAGATGAGATTGATGTCCTCAG GCACTCATCTGACAAGGTGTCAAAACTGGAGGGCACCGTGGAACACTACAAGAAGAAACTGGAGGACATGGGACTGCTCAGAAGACAA AACAAGCTTATGGAAGAGAAAACCACAGCTTTAATGCAGGCTAATGTTGGCTTAGAGGAAGAGCTACGAAAGGCGAATGCTGCCAAAGCCCAGTTGGAGACGTACAAGAGACAG GTGGTTGAACTTCAGAACAGACTGTCAGAGGAGTCTAAAAAGGCGGACAAGATGGAGTTTGAGTATAAACGCCTCAAAGAGAAAGTCGAttctttacaaaaagaaaaagat CGTATGCGAAGTGAGAGAGATTCATTGAAGGAAACTATTGAGGAATTACACTGTGTTCAAGCTCAAGAGGGACAGTTCACATCAG GTTTATTCCCATTGGGTAGCAACGATGGTTCTGATTCACTGGCTGCTGAGATCACCACTCCAGAGATgcg AGAACACGTGATTCGTCTTCAGCATGAAAACAAGATGCTGAAACTGGCTCAGGAGGGATCAGACAATGAGAAGATCGCTCTGTTGCAGAGTCTACTCGAGGATGCCAACAGGAGAAAAAATGAACTGGAGACAGAGAACAG GTTGATAAATCAGCGCTTGATGGAGGAACAGAGTCAGGTAGAGGAGCTACAAAAGAATCTTCAAGAACAGGGTTCAAAAGCAGATGAT tCTTCTATTTTGAAGAAGAAATATGAGGagcacat GGAAAAAGTACAAGAGCTGAATAATGAGCTGCTGAAGAAAAATGCCTTCATTGATGAAATGGAGCCGAAATACAACACCAGCA TCCAACGAGTGGAGGAGCTGGAAGAGGCCttgaagaaaaaagatgaagacaTGAAACAGATGGAGGAGCGATACAAGAAATACCTCGAAAAAGCCAAGAGT GTAATCCGAACACTGGACCCCAAACAGAACCAAGGTTCAGGTCCTGAAGTCCAAGCCCTGAAAAACCAGCTGCAGGAGAAGGAGAGGATGTTGCATTCACTGGAG aaagaaatggaCAAGACAAAGAGCCAAAGAGATCACGAGGAGAAACTGATTGTGTCAGCCTGGTACAATATG GGTATGTCTCTGCAGAAGAAGGCTGCTGAAGATCGACTCGCCAACACTGGTTCTGGTCAGTCTTTCCTGGCCCGGCAGAGACAAGCCACCAGCACCCGGCGCCAGTACCCCGGTCACGCCCAGTCAGCTACCGCCAGGTAG